The Aspergillus flavus chromosome 2, complete sequence region TGTCAACGCCACGCCACTTGCGCCGAAGATCGAAGAACATCTGCTGTGCCAGAATACTGTGTCCTCCAAGGTCAAAGAATGAATCGTCAGGGCCAATCATGGAAGAGGTCACATTTGGAATGCGCTGTGCCCAAATCTGAGCCAAAGCTTGCTCTGTCTCGGACAGGGCCTCCAGGACAGACGACTTGCGCTGCGGTGCAGCCGCACTGAGCTCCGCAGTATCTGGGAACGGCAATGCAGGTTTATCGATCTTTCCGTTAGGGTTAAGAGGCATTCGCTTGAGCGGGATGAACACTGTTGGCACAGCGTATGTCGGGAGCTTACTACGCAGAAGCTCTCGAGCATCATCACGAAGGGGTCTGAATCGTACAAGCATACCGACCATTCCTTCAGCGGAAGTGTCGTCTTCAAGGCCTCTTTCTTGCAACCACGAAGCCCACTTGCTCATATCTGGCACAAAGTAACTGACCAGAGTTGGCTCCTCGAATTTGTCTCGCCTCACCAAAGTGACATTCTCTCTAACCAACGGGTGGCGTGAAAGATGCGTATCGATCTCACCAAGCTCGATACGGAAACCACGAATCTTCACTTGGTCATCCGCGCGACCGGAACATTCAACGTCACCGGAAGGTGTGTATCTACCAAGGTCTCCACTGCGGTACAGGCGGTCTCTTGGTCCAACATAGAATTGCCTCCAGGGCTCGTTGGCACTTTGCGATTGGGCTTGATCCTTCTGAACCCAGAATTGAGGATCAACAAACCAGTTCTTAAGGAACTTCTTCTCGTTCAGCTCGGGGGAGCCCAAATAGCCTTCTGCCAAACCAGCAGCGCGAACATAGATTTCGCCCACTTCTCCGATAGCACAAATACGGCTTGGGTCAAACCGGTTGACAACCAGCATCTGCACATCAACCATTCCCCGACCGGCTGGAATGACATCCTTCATAGTGTCCAGGAACCCTTCGTTGCTGGAGTAGCTAGGAATTTCATAATAACTAACCGCACGCTGGGTCTCGGTTGTACCATACATGTTCACAATATTGACATTCGGGGCCAGTCCTTGCAGAGATCGGCAATCTCTTTTGATCAAGATATCACCGACGAAGAAAGCGTGGTGAAGAGCTGGGAACTGTGCGGAAGCACCACCGACCAGAATCTGACCCATGGCGGGTGTAAGATGGGTAACACTCGCACCGTATTCCCGCATCCACTCCGCAAGTCGCTCATTCTGGATGTCTTCACGTGCCGGGACCAACAACTGTGCTCCCAGGAAAAGAGGAGTGAAGATGTCTCTTTGAATAGGGTCATGGGCAATACCGCTGAGCATCGTGAAACGGTCATTAGGAGTCAGCTTGAACGTTTCGGACATCCAGTCGAAATAGTATGCCAAGGAGAAATGACGTCCTCTCACACCCTTGGGCCTTCCCTCCGATCCAGAGGTGAAGGACAAAGTAGGGATCGAGTCTGGACCAACCACAACACCGACAGGCTTAGATCCCAAAGGCACCTGGTTGGCTAAAACATCTTGGCCATTGATCGATCCTCCAAGGAGCGAACCGTCATCGTGAAGTGCGAGCGCGGGAACTTCTGTGCGAAGCTCGAGGTTTTCGTTAATGAAGGAGCGGACTTTTTCGGAAAGCTCACCAGCATCCTTGGTGGCCTTCTCAATATTTATGAGCGCCCGAGGGCGAGCGACGTCAAGGTAGATGCACTGTCTCTCTGGTGGATACGCAGGGTCGATGACGGAGAAAGTTGCCCCAGCTTTAAGGATACCCATAACCGCCACCACAAGATCGACACCACGGTAAGCGTACACCATGACGACTTCTCCTCTCTCAATACCTGATTGGACCAAGTGATGTGCCAGGATGTTGGAGGCCTCGTTGATCTGCTTGTATGTGAATTCGCGGTGGGGAGAACGATCGGACTTGGTTTCGACCACACACAGCTTTTCTGGGTGTTTCTCAGCGTTCTCGGCAAAGATATCATGAATTGCACCCCGGAACTTGGACCAATGCAGGTCAGCTGTCGGGTCTGGCAGAAGTGCCCGCTGATCATCGGTCATGAAGTCAAGGCGGCCAATTGCCTCTTCTGGGTTGCTGGTCGCATTTTCAACGATCTTGCCCAGCTGCTTCAATATCGTGGAGATCCTAGCGCTTGAGAAGAGTCTTTGGTTGTAGTATGCGCCCAGTTCCGCTTGAGATGTTGACCCTCCTGCTGCAGGCGCAACATTGACGACCAGGTCCGTGGTCTCAAATGTGTTGGCAGGGTATTCCTGAGACGCGGCTGGTGCATCGTAGGCTGCGAAGCGGAAAAGAATCGGGGATCGTTCCGATTGGGACTTCTGCTGGATGTAGGATCGTAAACTGCCCAAAGGAACAATGTCGGAGGACCCTTGGTCAAATGCCTAGAATAAGAGTTAGGAAATGTCAATTGTTGCTATAGCAGCTGCAACCATACCTTCTGAACCTTGGCGTATAATTGAAGGAAAGTCTCCGAGGCGTCAATTGGGACCCTCAGGACGAATGGACGGCCGTCTTCGGCCGAAGTGGTACCGATAGCAATGTCCTCATCGCCGGTAAGACGAGCAACAAGTACGACAAAAGCTGTCAAAAAAATGGTAAAACCAGAGGATGAGCCCGAAAGCTTCTGTAGTTTTCCCTCCGTGTCTTCCGAGAGCTTGAAGGTTTCGAATGCCTCAATGGCTCTCTTGGGAAGCTCCTGGTTCTGGGTATCAGGATAATCCCGAGTCAGAGGACTAACAGTCAAGTTTTGTAACCTTTGAGCCCATCGCTCAAGGCGATCCTGTAGGGAGGCTGTTTCAACACCCATGATTGCAGTGACAATGCCCTCTGAATGTCAAACTGCAGTGTAGATTGGGGGGATATGGACGATATTCTATTGTGACTCAGTCAATTGGAGGGGCACTAAGAGAAAAAGTGCCGATTTCGCAGCCAGTCATAGCGGCCAAGCTTCTGAAACCCCACACtcacatcatcaccactTACCGCCTTCCACCTCCGACTAGGCCGATCCCGGTTAGACCCAGAACGGTGAGGCATTCAGGCACAAGTGGTTGTGCGCATACCAAATGCATCCATTGCTTTGCACCTTTCCTAGTCCGTCCAGCAATAGGAGGTACTGGAGGTCTCCATATTACTACCACTAAATCCAACGTACCGTCAGtgcttttttccctcttgaAATTACGCCCACTGCAACCTACTCAATGCCAACAGTTACTTGAACTGCCAttcgttttttctttttcaaacCACCCCAGTTGACAAGACCACCCCTGGTTGTACACTCACTTGAAATGactagataatattctaatttattgTTGTTCGAACCCGCAAATGCGATTCGTTTTTATTGCTTGCTATAATACGACTTCTCGTCTATCCCTGAACTACTAACAGGGACATTTAAGGCGGCTAGAGCTTTAGCCTGTCTGCCTCCTATCCGCTGTACCCTGCATATTTGAACCTCCGATTCCcaaagtacatacatctCTTGTCACGATGATTCCTCACAGGAGTACTGCGCTTCTCACAATCATCGTTTTTATCGCGCTTCTTTTGGTGATATTCTCAGCATCTCCGCGTCCATACTCTTCATCTGAAGTCACCGGCCCAGCCAGATATGTACCCCGACCGAAGTTGCCTTCGTTGAGCGATCTTCATCTACCTTCATTTCACCCAACGGTTCATACGCCGCCCGAACCACAACCAAACAGTACTAGCGGCGAGTCGAAGTGGTTTAGCAATTGGGCTTGGATTAAcccattctcatcttccataACCCTCGACGAGAACCGCTCAGTACTGCCTCCTTTACGAGACCGACCGTTTATATACACATACTACGAACCAACCAAGGGCGATGATGAAAAGGATACGCAACAAGCCGATGCTCAGATTCTTCTTGCATGGCGCAGAGCTTGGTTTGCGCAAGGATTCCGGCCTGTTATTCTGGGTCGCGCAGAGGCTATGAATAATGAACTTTATTCGCTGATGCAACCCATGAAACTTACCCCTAAACTTGAGAATGAGCTGTTCCGCTGGCTCGCCTGGGGCCATATGGGGGATGGCTTACTTGCAGATTGGCACTGCTTTCCGATGGCGCGTTACGATGATGACCTCCTGTCTTCTTTGCGACGCGGTACCGATCCGGCTGTGATTACCCGGTTTGACCGCATTGATAGCGCTCTGTTTGCGGGAGAGAAAACACGGATCAATAATGCGATCAAGGAAGCAGTCAAGAAAGCCTCTGAGACTTCGAACTCTATGTTAGATCTGGTTCCTCCAGAGTTCTTCAGAAACGAGTCACCACCGACTTCTCTAGCTTTCTATGACTCTGCTACTATCCATTCCGACTACCCGACACTTTCAGAgaaatcatcatcaacagCGGGCCGACTCGCGTTGGCAGAGCTCATCAATGCGCATTTACATAATACTTTCCAGAACGCATTCCCAGCCGGCATAGCTGTCTTAAAGCCATTTACTGAACATACTACTGCTTTGGTAGAGCCAGCCTTGCGGCTCGCCAAAGCCCTCGTTCAATGCCCTAAATCCCCTGTGCCATCATCTTGTCCTCCAAACCAGCCGAAGTGCCATCCCTGCGATGCAGGAAAGCCGATGCAGGTTAGCCAGCCGGCTACCTACCGAAACACGACTCGAGTGTTCACCATAGGGACTCTTCCCCATCCATACACTCTTATTAGTTTGCAGCAGGATTCGGCGGAAGTTACCACCCGGCACATCCGTCGCGAGACGGAGCGTGACCCATGGCTGACAGAAGTCACTAAGGAACAGTTGGGCGTTGACATTGGTGGATCATCACGCGCCGTGGTCTTCAAAAAGGCCGTCGCCGATGACGCCATGGTCGGTACTTCCTTGTGGATGACAGTCGAGTCCTTGCCTTCCGAGGCCGGCCAGTCCCTCCCATCTGACCTTTTAGACGAATTCGAATGGCAATTTGGATTCCAGATTCCTCGGGAGGATAATAATGTGGACTCTAAGAACGAAGGTGACATCAAGGAGTCCGTGCAGAATGCCAACCCTAGCCGACAAGGCGTCGCAAAGGAGTACGACATCCTAAAACAGGCCAGGGAAGTCTTGAAGAGCAAGGAGACCAATCGGATTGGCATCAAAGATGTGGCAGAAGCCTGGAACCTGGCAGACACGGAAGTATGGCGATTTGTGAGAGCGTACCGGTTCGTATTCCTAGCCTAAAATCATCCCCGTCTCCACACCCCCCTACCTTTCCCCGCAGGAGAATCAATGTGAGCCGAGCTAATTGCATGCGTGATTTCCAGGGCCCGAAGTGTTGTGGAACGTAAGAAGTGGCAGGAGGACGAGAAAGACTTCGTTGGCGCTAAACTAAAGGACTAAATTCCATCCTTGTGCACGTTCCTGGACGAATCGATTTTATGTACCGCTACTCCTATTTCCTCGATACGGCCTTTTCTTGCCTCCTAATGCGGATTGATGTAAGTCTCTTGATCTTGTTTGTATGTAAACCACCGGTTGGAGCATGTGGAGCGGGCGTTGGTCTGTTATTCTGATATCTATATTGCGAAAAGCACAATGGAAAGCCAAGTTAcattactactagtagtgcTGTAGTAGATCAGCATCAccaatgatggagaggagatTAGAGATCACATGAGGTATTGCCGATGGTTTCCGCTCGGCAGGGTTAAACGTGGAAGCGGATGGTGGCGATCCCCGCGCAAGGGGTCTTGATAACGACTGCGGGGTTTCGCCTCCCCAGATAAGGAGATCGCCCATCAACACATACCTCATATCCCTGTTTCGCTGTACGGCATGAATACTACCCTATGCCTCCTCGATTCTCTCCCCacttataaatatatgtcCTTCGTCAGACCCTCGTGAACGTCTTACAGAGTTTGTTCTAGCTGGATAGACAACACGTCTCTGGCTTGGCATTCGGATCAGCTATCCCCGCACCAGACCGTCGAACTGTTGGTTATAACAACTCACAATGGCGCCCGGCATCTTGACGTCGCCGGGGCCTGAAGTGTCTCCTCTAAAGACTAGCTCACTGGCCCAGTTAACGGAGGAATGGGATGATACCATTCGCTTCTACTTGAATGGCACGAAAGTGACCCTCGACTCTGTGGATCCGGAGCTCACCCTTTTGGAATACTTAAGGGGAATTGGTTTGACAGGAACAAAGCTAGGCTGTGCAGAGGGAGGCTGTGGTGCTTGCACCGTGGTAAGTGCTGTTCTTGTTTCACCTGTACTAGGCTATCGAGGATACTGATTTCGGTAGGTGGTGTCGCACGTGAACCCTACGACCAAGAAGCTCTATCACGCGTCGGTAAACGCTTGTCTTGCGCCAGTCATAAGTGTGGATGGAAAACATGTTATTACTGTTGAAGGCATTGGAAATGTGAAGAACCCCCACGCGGTCCAGCAACGAATTGCCATCGGTAACGGAAGCCAGTGTGGTTTCTGTACACCAGGTATAGTGATGGTATGATCCTTGTGTTCCTATATTGAGTAACGGCAGCGCCTAATCTCACGTGCTTGTAGAGCCTCTATGCGCTTATACGCAATAATCCTGAACCATCAGAACATGCTGTGGAAGAAGCTTTTGATGGAAATTTGTGTCGTTGCACCGGATACAGGCCGATACTAGACGCCGCCCAGAGCTTCAAAGCTAGTGGTGGCTGCGGGAAATCAAGTGCCAATGGTGGAACTGGCTGTTGCATGGAAAAACAGACTGGCTCTGGAGGATGTTGCAAGGGTTCGTCCGAGGTGGCGACAGCCAATGGCGATTCTTTGAAGCTTACGGCACCTGAGTTCATAAGTCATAGGCCAGACACAGAACTGATATTTCCGCCCACTCTTCACAAGCATGAGTTTCGGCCCTTGGTTTTCGGTAATAAGAGAAAGAGGTGGTACAGACCGGTTACTCTACAGCAGCTCTTGGAGATCAAGCATGTGCACCCAGATGCTAAAGTTATCGGTGGCAGTACCGAGACTCAGATTGAGACAAAATTCAAGGCGATGCGATATAGTGCTTCGGTCTACGTCGGTGATATTCCGGAACTTCGCCAGTTCTCGTTACAAGACGATCACTTGGAGATTGGGGCGAATGTCTCTTTGACTGATTTGGAGTCAATATGTGATGAAGCCTTAGAGCGATATGGGCCGGTGCGAGGCCAGCCCTTTACTGCTATCAAAAAGCAGCTTCGGTATTTTGCCGGGAGACAAATTAGAAACGTGGCGTCTCCGGCCGGTAATTTGGCTACCGCTTCCCCCATCTCAGACTTGAACCCAGTCTTCGTGGCAACAAACACTGTACTGGTTGCCAAATCACTAGGAGGGGATATTGAGATTCCAATGACCGAATTCTTCAAAGGTTACAGGACTACGGCCCTTCCACCGGATGCTATAATCGGCAGTCTGCGCGTCCCTACTGCATCAGAGAATGGGGAGTATATGCGGGCTTACAAACAGTccaaaaggaaagacgacGATATCGCTATTGTCAATGCCGCCTTGCGGGTTTCGCTCTCGTCTTCACATGATGTGACGAGCGTAAACCTCGTGTTTGGCGGTATGGCCCCAATGACTGTGTCTGCACGAAAGGCAGAAGCTTTCTTGGTAGGCAAGAAATTCACGCATCCTGCGACCCTTGAGGGCACCATGAGTGCTCTAGAACAAGACTTCGATCTGCAGTACGGAGTGCCCGGTGGTATGGCTAGCTATCGTCGGTCTCTTGCTCTAGGATTTTTCTACCGATTCTATCATGACGTTTTGTCGGGGGTCGAGTTGAACAGTACGGACATCGACCACGACGTGATTGGTGAGATTGAAAGAGCTATCTCTTCCGGGGAAAAGGATCATGAGGCTTCAGCGGCATATCAACAGCGAGTATTAGGGAAAGCTGGCCCTCATGTCTCGGCGTTGAAACAGGCCACTGGCGAAGCGCAGTACACTGATGATGTACCTGTCCTACAGAACGAGTTGTTTGGTTGCATGGTTTTGTCGACGAAACCGCATGCAAATATTATCAGCGTTGATCCATCTGCTGCTCTCGATATCCCTGGAGTTCATGACTATGTGGATCACAGAGATCTTCCCAGTCCAGAGGCTAATTGGTGGGGTGCTCCTGTAGCCGATGAGGTGTTTTTTGCAGTAGATAAGGTTACAACTGCTGGACAGCCCATTGGTATGATCCTCGCAAAGTCGGCCAAAACTGCCGAAGAGGCTGCGAGAGCTGTAAAAATCGAGTATGAGGAGCTGCCGGCTATACTAACCATTGAAGAGGCCATTGAAGCCGAATCGTTCTTCGCGCACAACCACTACATCAAAAACGGCGATACAGAAGCGGCTTTCAGACATGCTGACCACGTTATCACTGGCGTATCGAGGATGGGAGGCCAGGAGCATTTCTACCTGGAAACCCAAGCGTGCGTCGCCATTCCCAAACCTGAAGACGGGGAAATGGAGATCTGGAGTGGCACACAAAATCCCACCGAAACGTGAGTTCGGCATCTCAACatgacaaaaaaaaaaaaaaaaaaaaactaacCTTGCCACAGTCAAACATACGTCGCTCAGGTCACAGGGGTAGCAGCCAACAAGATAGTCTCAAGAGTTAAGCGACTAGgtggtggatttggtggTAAAGAGACTCGATCAATTCAACTTGCTGGCCTATGTGCGACGGCTGCAGCTAAAACAAGACGGCCCGTTCGGTGTATGCTTAACCGTGATGAAGATATTATAACTTCAGGTCAGCGTCACCCGTTCTACTGCCGTTGGAAGGTTGGCGTGACCAAGGAAGGGAAGCTCCTTGCCCTCGATGCTGATGTATATGCCAACGGTGGACACACACAAGATCTTTCTGCCGCAGTTGTGGACAGGTCCTTGTCACATATTGACGGAGTGTATAACATCCCGAACGTTCATGTCCGGGGTCGTATTTGCAAGACAAATACAGTCTCAAATTCCGCGTTCCGTGGATTCGGTGGACCACAGGGCATGTTCATGGCGGAAAGCTTCATGTCGGAGATCGCGGATCATCTGGATATCCCAGTCGAAAAGCTTAGGATGGACAATATGTATAAGCACGGAGATAAGACCCACTTTAACCAGGAGCTCAAAGACTGGCATGTTCCCTTGATGTATAATCAAGTCTTGGAGGAGAGCTCGTATATGGAACGTCGAAAAGCCGTGGAGGAATACAATAAGAAGCACAAGTGGTCAAAACGTGGCATGGCTATCATTCCGACAAAATTCGGCATCTCCTTTACGGCCTTGTTCCTGAACCAAGCTGGGGCTCTCGTTCACATCTATCATGACGGGAGCGTTCTTGTCGCCCACGGTGGTGTTGAAATGGGCCAGGGGCTGCATACTAAGATGACTATGATTGCGGCAGAAGCACTAGGCGTTCCTCAGTCAGACGTGTTCATTTCCGAAACAGCCACAAACACAGTCGCAAATACCTCGTCTACAGCTG contains the following coding sequences:
- a CDS encoding non-ribosomal peptide synthetase/alpha-aminoadipate reductase (unnamed protein product) yields the protein MGVETASLQDRLERWAQRLQNLTVSPLTRDYPDTQNQELPKRAIEAFETFKLSEDTEGKLQKLSGSSSGFTIFLTAFVVLVARLTGDEDIAIGTTSAEDGRPFVLRVPIDASETFLQLYAKVQKAFDQGSSDIVPLGSLRSYIQQKSQSERSPILFRFAAYDAPAASQEYPANTFETTDLVVNVAPAAGGSTSQAELGAYYNQRLFSSARISTILKQLGKIVENATSNPEEAIGRLDFMTDDQRALLPDPTADLHWSKFRGAIHDIFAENAEKHPEKLCVVETKSDRSPHREFTYKQINEASNILAHHLVQSGIERGEVVMVYAYRGVDLVVAVMGILKAGATFSVIDPAYPPERQCIYLDVARPRALINIEKATKDAGELSEKVRSFINENLELRTEVPALALHDDGSLLGGSINGQDVLANQVPLGSKPVGVVVGPDSIPTLSFTSGSEGRPKGVRGRHFSLAYYFDWMSETFKLTPNDRFTMLSGIAHDPIQRDIFTPLFLGAQLLVPAREDIQNERLAEWMREYGASVTHLTPAMGQILVGGASAQFPALHHAFFVGDILIKRDCRSLQGLAPNVNIVNMYGTTETQRAVSYYEIPSYSSNEGFLDTMKDVIPAGRGMVDVQMLVVNRFDPSRICAIGEVGEIYVRAAGLAEGYLGSPELNEKKFLKNWFVDPQFWVQKDQAQSQSANEPWRQFYVGPRDRLYRSGDLGRYTPSGDVECSGRADDQVKIRGFRIELGEIDTHLSRHPLVRENVTLVRRDKFEEPTLVSYFVPDMSKWASWLQERGLEDDTSAEGMVGMLVRFRPLRDDARELLRSKLPTYAVPTVFIPLKRMPLNPNGKIDKPALPFPDTAELSAAAPQRKSSVLEALSETEQALAQIWAQRIPNVTSSMIGPDDSFFDLGGHSILAQQMFFDLRRKWRGVDISMNAIFRSPTLRGFAAEIDRLLNFESFAASDNKAAAEVPDTSSAPDDEYSKDARKLVDVLPKAFPERTEPILSGEPTIFLTGGTGFLGAHILRDLLTRKTPAAKVVALVRGKSEEQALERIRSTCRAYGFWDAAWTNRLQCVCGNLGDPQFGLSQALWDDLTNRVDAVIHNGALVHWVYPYSTLKPANVMGTIDALKLCASGKPKQFSFVSSTSVLDSDHYVEESERIVAAGGAGISEEDDLEGSSVGLGTGYGQSKWAGEYLVREAGKRGLKGTIIRPGYVLGDSQTGSKYPNASHHCFNSL
- a CDS encoding Molybdopterin-binding domain of aldehyde dehydrogenase-domain-containing protein, which produces MAPGILTSPGPEVSPLKTSSLAQLTEEWDDTIRFYLNGTKVTLDSVDPELTLLEYLRGIGLTGTKLGCAEGGCGACTVVVSHVNPTTKKLYHASVNACLAPVISVDGKHVITVEGIGNVKNPHAVQQRIAIGNGSQCGFCTPGIVMSLYALIRNNPEPSEHAVEEAFDGNLCRCTGYRPILDAAQSFKASGGCGKSSANGGTGCCMEKQTGSGGCCKGSSEVATANGDSLKLTAPEFISHRPDTELIFPPTLHKHEFRPLVFGNKRKRWYRPVTLQQLLEIKHVHPDAKVIGGSTETQIETKFKAMRYSASVYVGDIPELRQFSLQDDHLEIGANVSLTDLESICDEALERYGPVRGQPFTAIKKQLRYFAGRQIRNVASPAGNLATASPISDLNPVFVATNTVLVAKSLGGDIEIPMTEFFKGYRTTALPPDAIIGSLRVPTASENGEYMRAYKQSKRKDDDIAIVNAALRVSLSSSHDVTSVNLVFGGMAPMTVSARKAEAFLVGKKFTHPATLEGTMSALEQDFDLQYGVPGGMASYRRSLALGFFYRFYHDVLSGVELNSTDIDHDVIGEIERAISSGEKDHEASAAYQQRVLGKAGPHVSALKQATGEAQYTDDVPVLQNELFGCMVLSTKPHANIISVDPSAALDIPGVHDYVDHRDLPSPEANWWGAPVADEVFFAVDKVTTAGQPIGMILAKSAKTAEEAARAVKIEYEELPAILTIEEAIEAESFFAHNHYIKNGDTEAAFRHADHVITGVSRMGGQEHFYLETQACVAIPKPEDGEMEIWSGTQNPTETQTYVAQVTGVAANKIVSRVKRLGGGFGGKETRSIQLAGLCATAAAKTRRPVRCMLNRDEDIITSGQRHPFYCRWKVGVTKEGKLLALDADVYANGGHTQDLSAAVVDRSLSHIDGVYNIPNVHVRGRICKTNTVSNSAFRGFGGPQGMFMAESFMSEIADHLDIPVEKLRMDNMYKHGDKTHFNQELKDWHVPLMYNQVLEESSYMERRKAVEEYNKKHKWSKRGMAIIPTKFGISFTALFLNQAGALVHIYHDGSVLVAHGGVEMGQGLHTKMTMIAAEALGVPQSDVFISETATNTVANTSSTAASASSDLNGYAIFNACEQLNERLRPYREKMPNAPMKELAHAAYFDRVNLSAQGHYRTPDIGYVWGENTGQMFFYFTQGVTAAEVEIDTLTGDWTPLRADIKMDVGRTINPSIDYGQIEGAFIQGQGLFTTEESLWHRASGQVVTKGPGNYKIPGFRDIPQVFNVSLLKDVEWENLRTIQRSRGVGEPPLFMGSAVFFAIRDALKAARKQYNVHEVLSLRSPATPERIRVSCADPIIERARVLPKEGEKSFFVEI